The Streptomyces sp. DH-12 genome has a window encoding:
- the glnII gene encoding glutamine synthetase, which yields MSFKAEYIWIDGTEPTAKLRSKTKILGDDAKGAGLPLWGFDGSSTNQAKGHASDRVLKPVFVCPDPIRGGDDVLVLCEVLNTDMTPHESNTRAALAEVAERFAAQEPVFGIEQEYTFFKDAYPLGFPKGGFPAPQGGYYCGVGSDEIFGRDVVEAHLDNCLRAGLGISGINAEVMPGQWEFQVGPLAPLEVADQLWVARWLLYRTAEDFGIAATLDPKPVKGDWNGAGAHTNFSTKAMRESYDAIITACESLGEGSKPLDHVKNYGAGIDDRLTGLHETAPWNEYSYGVSDRGASVRIPWQVEKDGKGYIEDRRPNANVDPYVVTRLLVDTCCTALEKAGQV from the coding sequence GTGAGCTTCAAGGCCGAGTACATCTGGATCGACGGCACCGAACCGACCGCCAAGCTGCGGTCCAAGACGAAGATCCTGGGCGACGACGCGAAGGGCGCCGGCCTGCCGCTCTGGGGCTTCGACGGGTCCTCCACCAACCAGGCCAAGGGCCACGCCTCCGACCGCGTGCTCAAGCCGGTCTTCGTCTGCCCGGACCCGATCCGCGGCGGCGACGACGTCCTGGTGCTGTGCGAGGTGCTGAACACCGACATGACGCCGCACGAGTCGAACACCCGCGCGGCGCTGGCCGAGGTCGCCGAAAGGTTCGCGGCGCAGGAGCCGGTCTTCGGCATCGAGCAGGAGTACACCTTCTTCAAGGACGCCTACCCGCTGGGCTTCCCCAAGGGCGGCTTCCCCGCCCCGCAGGGCGGCTACTACTGCGGTGTCGGCTCCGACGAGATCTTCGGCCGTGACGTCGTCGAGGCGCACCTGGACAACTGCCTGCGGGCGGGTCTGGGCATCTCCGGCATCAACGCCGAGGTCATGCCCGGCCAGTGGGAGTTCCAGGTCGGCCCGCTGGCCCCGCTGGAGGTCGCCGACCAGCTGTGGGTGGCCCGCTGGCTGCTCTACCGCACCGCGGAGGACTTCGGCATCGCCGCCACCCTCGACCCCAAGCCGGTCAAGGGCGACTGGAACGGCGCGGGCGCGCACACCAACTTCTCCACCAAGGCGATGCGCGAGTCCTACGACGCGATCATCACCGCGTGCGAGTCGCTCGGGGAGGGCTCCAAGCCGCTGGACCACGTCAAGAACTACGGCGCCGGCATCGACGACCGCCTCACCGGCCTGCACGAGACCGCCCCGTGGAACGAGTACTCCTACGGCGTCTCGGACCGCGGCGCCTCGGTGCGCATCCCGTGGCAGGTCGAGAAGGACGGCAAGGGCTACATCGAGGACCGCCGCCCCAACGCCAACGTCGACCCGTACGTGGTGACCCGTCTGCTGGTCGACACCTGCTGCACCGCGCTGGAGAAGGCCGGCCAGGTCTGA
- a CDS encoding ArsC/Spx/MgsR family protein, protein MEIWINPACSKCRSAISLLDAEGAEYTVRRYLEDVPDEDEIREVLERLGLEPWDITRTQEAAAGELGLEEWPRDAGARDRWIAALAAHPKLIQRPVITADDGTAVVARTEDAVRDALSRRGRPSPTPL, encoded by the coding sequence ATGGAGATCTGGATCAACCCGGCCTGTTCCAAGTGCCGCAGCGCGATCAGCCTGCTCGACGCGGAGGGGGCGGAGTACACCGTCCGCCGTTACCTGGAGGACGTGCCGGACGAGGACGAGATCCGGGAGGTGCTGGAGCGGCTCGGACTGGAGCCGTGGGACATCACCCGGACACAGGAGGCGGCGGCCGGGGAGCTGGGGCTCGAGGAGTGGCCGCGGGACGCCGGCGCGCGGGACCGCTGGATCGCGGCGCTGGCCGCGCACCCGAAGCTGATCCAGCGGCCCGTCATCACCGCGGACGACGGGACGGCGGTGGTGGCCCGCACGGAGGACGCCGTGCGGGACGCCCTGTCCCGCCGAGGGCGCCCCAGCCCGACACCCCTGTGA
- a CDS encoding histidine kinase yields MAEESTVPVPWITPSGRYARALGRAIDVALALVVLLAAQRYTGDYDLLLGALMALALLARRRRPVTVMAVVLTLALVQFLLYEPYAGTPPASAPAAYDVAVLFAMMSVVHHSRTAWTPYAAGGVVLLATAATAVGAPFLGIEPFTDGGTLLVCWGLTLTVWLTAFALLTRRLYAESQAARARHAEREQEQRVRLAAARERAEIARELHDVVAHSLAVMILQADGAGAVLRKSPDMAESALRTIAATGRDAIDDMHRIVRVLREGQPEAGSAGEDRRLVTLDEIEVVADRARTAGLTVDLSVDVAGGRLSPAEEMTAFRIVQECLTNVLRHAGAGAAVDIRVREEDGALLIDVTDDGAGALAGRASVGTSGGNGLVGMRERVELTGGAFEAGPRLGSGWHVRASIPVRTKR; encoded by the coding sequence TTGGCCGAGGAGAGCACGGTCCCGGTCCCGTGGATCACGCCGTCCGGCCGGTACGCACGCGCCCTGGGCCGCGCGATCGACGTCGCGCTCGCCCTGGTGGTCCTGCTGGCGGCACAGCGCTACACCGGTGACTACGACCTGCTCCTGGGCGCCCTGATGGCGCTCGCCCTGCTGGCCCGCAGGAGGCGCCCGGTCACCGTGATGGCGGTCGTCCTGACGCTGGCCCTCGTGCAGTTCCTCCTGTACGAGCCGTACGCCGGCACCCCGCCGGCGTCCGCGCCCGCCGCGTACGACGTGGCCGTGCTGTTCGCCATGATGTCGGTCGTCCACCACTCCCGGACCGCCTGGACGCCGTACGCCGCGGGCGGCGTGGTGCTGCTGGCGACGGCGGCGACCGCGGTCGGCGCGCCGTTCCTGGGGATCGAGCCGTTCACCGACGGCGGGACGCTGCTCGTCTGCTGGGGCCTGACGCTGACGGTCTGGCTCACCGCCTTCGCCCTCCTCACGCGGCGCCTCTACGCCGAGAGCCAGGCCGCCCGCGCCCGGCACGCCGAGCGGGAGCAGGAGCAGCGCGTCCGGCTGGCCGCGGCCCGCGAACGGGCCGAGATCGCCCGGGAACTGCACGACGTGGTGGCGCACAGCCTGGCCGTGATGATCCTCCAGGCCGACGGCGCCGGTGCCGTGCTGCGGAAGTCGCCCGACATGGCGGAGTCCGCGCTCAGGACCATCGCCGCGACGGGCCGGGACGCCATCGACGACATGCACCGCATCGTGCGGGTGCTGCGCGAGGGACAGCCGGAGGCCGGCAGCGCGGGGGAGGACCGGCGGCTGGTCACCCTCGACGAGATCGAGGTCGTCGCGGACCGGGCGCGGACCGCCGGACTGACCGTGGACCTCTCGGTCGACGTGGCCGGGGGACGGCTGTCGCCGGCGGAGGAGATGACGGCCTTCCGCATCGTCCAGGAATGCCTCACCAACGTGCTCCGGCACGCCGGGGCCGGGGCGGCGGTCGACATCCGCGTCCGCGAGGAGGACGGCGCCCTGCTGATCGACGTGACCGACGACGGGGCCGGCGCCCTCGCGGGCCGGGCCTCCGTCGGGACGTCCGGGGGGAACGGACTGGTGGGGATGCGCGAACGGGTGGAACTGACCGGCGGCGCCTTCGAGGCGGGCCCCCGGCTCGGCAGCGGATGGCACGTGCGTGCCTCGATACCGGTGAGGACGAAGCGATGA
- a CDS encoding response regulator transcription factor, with protein MTGTDRPIRVAVVDDQPLIRAGFSMVLAGQDDIEVVGEAENGQQALDLLDTVTADVVIMDIRMPVMDGIQATERLTRRENAPGVLVLTTFDDDEDAFAALRAGAGGFLLKNAPADEVVHAIRVLAAGESVVAPRITRLLLDRVSDRLAPANGQAERLEQLTGRERDVLGLVARGLSNAEIAAELYVAEATVKTHLGNLMAKLHLRDRAQAVVFAYESGLVRPSA; from the coding sequence ATGACAGGGACCGACAGGCCGATCCGGGTGGCCGTGGTGGACGACCAGCCGCTCATCCGGGCCGGCTTCTCCATGGTGCTGGCCGGCCAGGACGACATCGAGGTCGTCGGCGAGGCGGAGAACGGGCAGCAGGCCCTCGACCTGCTCGACACGGTGACGGCGGACGTCGTCATCATGGACATCCGCATGCCGGTCATGGACGGCATCCAGGCCACCGAACGGCTGACGCGCCGGGAGAACGCGCCCGGCGTGCTGGTGCTCACCACCTTCGACGACGACGAGGACGCCTTCGCGGCCCTGCGCGCCGGAGCCGGCGGCTTCCTGCTGAAGAACGCCCCCGCCGACGAGGTCGTCCACGCCATCCGCGTCCTGGCCGCGGGCGAGTCCGTGGTGGCCCCGCGCATCACCCGGCTGCTCCTCGACCGGGTCTCGGACCGGCTCGCCCCGGCGAACGGACAGGCCGAACGGCTGGAGCAGCTCACCGGCCGCGAACGGGACGTGCTCGGCCTCGTCGCCCGGGGCCTGTCCAACGCCGAGATCGCGGCCGAGCTGTACGTCGCGGAGGCCACGGTGAAGACGCACCTGGGCAACCTCATGGCCAAGCTGCACCTGCGGGACCGCGCCCAGGCCGTCGTCTTCGCCTACGAGTCCGGGCTGGTGCGCCCCTCCGCGTGA
- a CDS encoding ABC transporter ATP-binding protein, which produces MTVHAAARGHAPDDVITATALVKTYRQGTDEIRALDGVSVSVRRARFTAVVGPSGSGKSTFMHCVAGLDTVTSGSVVLDGTELTGLSDRRLTRVRRKRIGFVFQSFNLLPQLTAYENIVLPVTMSGRRPDRELVDHLCGVLGIAHRLSHRPAELSGGQQQRVAVARALVARPAVVFADEPTGNLDSRAGAEVLIMLRRAVDELGQTVVMVTHDPAATRYADRVLTLADGRVVRDERTTPDDTLGRRR; this is translated from the coding sequence ATGACCGTCCACGCCGCCGCGCGCGGCCACGCACCCGACGACGTCATCACCGCCACCGCCCTGGTCAAGACCTACCGCCAGGGCACCGACGAGATCCGGGCCCTCGACGGGGTGTCCGTCTCCGTCCGCCGCGCCCGGTTCACCGCCGTCGTCGGTCCCTCCGGGTCCGGCAAGTCGACGTTCATGCACTGCGTCGCCGGACTCGACACCGTCACCTCCGGCAGCGTCGTCCTGGACGGGACGGAGCTCACCGGACTGTCCGACCGGCGGCTGACCCGGGTGCGCCGCAAGCGCATCGGGTTCGTCTTCCAGTCGTTCAACCTGCTGCCGCAGCTCACCGCCTACGAGAACATCGTGCTGCCCGTCACCATGTCCGGCCGGCGCCCGGACCGCGAGCTGGTGGACCACCTGTGCGGGGTCCTCGGCATCGCCCACCGGCTGTCGCACCGCCCCGCCGAACTGTCCGGCGGCCAGCAGCAGCGGGTCGCCGTCGCCCGGGCGCTGGTGGCCCGGCCCGCCGTGGTCTTCGCCGACGAGCCCACCGGCAACCTCGACTCCCGGGCCGGCGCCGAGGTGCTCATCATGCTGCGCCGGGCCGTCGACGAACTCGGCCAGACGGTCGTCATGGTCACCCACGACCCCGCCGCCACCCGGTACGCGGACCGGGTGCTGACCCTCGCCGACGGACGCGTCGTACGGGACGAGCGCACCACCCCCGACGACACCCTCGGGAGGCGGCGATGA
- a CDS encoding ABC transporter permease: MNTPWRATVLGSQAAELLRRPGRFAATGLSLLIAAFVVFGAVMAQQIVTATVVERFRGTPDAVSLAVTREDAQDIRQAGLDAIRGTPGVAEAAGRVDGGAPVGGSAAERYLALSADPGAGALAQVRLVEGAYPAGPRRLAVDTRAAEAYGLAPGSSLTLLLPGPDGDSTRRVPVEVTGVVRSTATGTTEPTGYAPGPDLVKLLGLPGYTRVDLRTDPSTASAETAERIRQAVPGAVVRSGDEVRDQEAREAVADASDTLELAGVFLAVAVGAAVLVATSTFRIVFARRVRQLALLRAIGATSRRLAAALVAEGAAAGLLAGAAGVLAAWGCARLVPPVAGRFGHDLSVPASLPLPEAALTVLGTGLLAVLAVLAPSLAASRVSPLQALRTATSGESTVSGAGRTVPGVLCAAGAVLLARQQYTALPEPGDTAYDRFAALAAVVVSGALAFLALIALGPLLVRPVLSALAVALRRTGATGRLAVAGVGGAPGRAASVSVVVALGVCLVGSTLTCLASLNAYERYQRTLEAPADFHLYAGEGGALDRTLAADLAARPELAGVTAFRTAEVIEGNRSATVSDLDLTTVRSGTGLTARTGSLGRLGPAHAVVDAEHAHRLGVEAGDRVTLEFEGRPVRLTVAATLPGAGPYGGNFFVPAADLTRMGADPAPTLITANAAADGSQGRTRAHRAVTETLTGPGRGDGRVLAEDTAARTGPDDDLRTMAATVVMLLCLTVLVAVAGVATTASLTVVERRREFGLLRALGLGGAAVHRMVTVECALHGLLGGVLGLALGVPYSWLVVRVAEASAPFTVPAGQLAAVLAALVLVTAAAGTVPALRASRTPPTVAVAQGD; this comes from the coding sequence ATGAACACCCCGTGGCGCGCGACCGTCCTGGGCTCCCAGGCGGCCGAACTCCTGCGCAGACCGGGCCGGTTCGCGGCCACCGGACTGTCGCTGCTGATCGCCGCCTTCGTCGTCTTCGGGGCCGTCATGGCCCAGCAGATCGTCACCGCGACCGTCGTCGAACGGTTCCGCGGCACCCCCGACGCGGTGTCGCTGGCCGTCACCCGGGAGGACGCGCAGGACATCCGCCAGGCCGGCCTGGACGCGATCCGCGGGACGCCCGGGGTCGCCGAGGCAGCCGGCCGGGTCGACGGCGGCGCCCCGGTCGGCGGCAGCGCCGCCGAGCGCTACCTCGCCCTCTCCGCCGACCCCGGCGCCGGCGCCCTCGCACAGGTGCGGCTGGTCGAGGGCGCCTACCCCGCCGGGCCGCGCCGGCTCGCCGTCGACACCCGGGCCGCCGAGGCGTACGGCCTCGCCCCCGGATCGTCGCTCACCCTGCTGCTCCCCGGCCCCGACGGCGACAGCACCCGGCGCGTGCCGGTCGAGGTCACCGGCGTCGTCCGCTCCACCGCCACCGGCACCACGGAGCCCACCGGGTACGCGCCCGGCCCCGACCTGGTGAAGCTGCTCGGCCTGCCGGGCTACACCCGCGTCGACCTCCGCACCGACCCGTCCACCGCGTCCGCGGAGACGGCGGAGCGGATCCGGCAGGCGGTGCCCGGGGCGGTCGTACGGTCCGGGGACGAGGTGCGCGACCAGGAGGCCCGCGAGGCCGTCGCCGACGCGAGCGACACCCTGGAACTGGCCGGCGTCTTCCTCGCCGTCGCCGTCGGTGCGGCCGTGCTCGTCGCCACCTCCACCTTCCGCATCGTCTTCGCCCGCCGCGTACGCCAGTTGGCGCTGCTGCGCGCCATCGGCGCCACGTCGAGGCGGCTCGCCGCGGCCCTCGTCGCCGAGGGGGCGGCGGCCGGCCTGCTGGCCGGCGCGGCCGGCGTGCTCGCCGCCTGGGGCTGCGCCCGGCTCGTCCCCCCGGTCGCCGGCCGGTTCGGGCACGACCTGTCCGTGCCCGCCTCGCTCCCGCTGCCCGAGGCCGCCCTCACCGTCCTCGGCACCGGACTCCTCGCGGTCCTGGCGGTGCTGGCCCCGTCCCTCGCCGCCTCCCGCGTCTCCCCGCTCCAGGCCCTGCGCACCGCGACGTCGGGGGAGAGCACGGTGAGCGGCGCCGGACGGACCGTGCCGGGCGTGCTGTGCGCGGCGGGCGCCGTGCTCCTCGCCCGGCAGCAGTACACCGCACTGCCCGAGCCGGGCGACACAGCGTACGACCGGTTCGCGGCGCTGGCCGCCGTGGTGGTCTCCGGCGCACTCGCCTTCCTCGCCCTGATCGCCCTCGGCCCCCTGCTGGTCCGGCCGGTGCTGTCGGCCCTCGCGGTGGCGCTGCGCCGTACCGGAGCGACCGGCCGCCTCGCCGTCGCGGGCGTCGGGGGAGCGCCCGGCCGGGCCGCCTCGGTCTCGGTCGTGGTGGCGCTCGGCGTCTGCCTGGTCGGCTCGACCCTGACCTGCCTCGCCTCCCTGAACGCCTACGAGCGCTACCAGCGGACGCTGGAGGCGCCCGCGGACTTCCACCTGTACGCGGGAGAGGGCGGAGCGCTGGACCGGACGCTCGCCGCCGACCTGGCCGCCCGTCCCGAACTGGCCGGCGTGACCGCCTTCCGCACGGCCGAGGTGATCGAGGGGAACCGCAGCGCGACCGTCTCCGACCTGGACCTCACCACCGTCCGCTCCGGGACCGGCCTGACCGCCCGGACCGGCTCCCTCGGCCGGCTCGGCCCCGCGCACGCCGTGGTGGACGCCGAGCACGCGCACCGCCTCGGCGTCGAGGCGGGCGACCGCGTGACGCTGGAGTTCGAGGGCCGTCCCGTACGGCTCACCGTGGCGGCGACGCTGCCCGGCGCCGGACCCTACGGCGGGAACTTCTTCGTGCCCGCCGCGGACCTCACCCGCATGGGGGCGGACCCCGCGCCCACCCTGATCACCGCCAACGCCGCGGCGGACGGCTCCCAGGGCCGCACGCGCGCCCACCGGGCCGTCACCGAGACGCTGACCGGGCCGGGGCGCGGGGACGGCAGGGTCCTCGCCGAGGACACGGCCGCGCGGACGGGCCCCGACGACGACCTGCGGACGATGGCCGCCACGGTGGTGATGCTGCTCTGCCTGACCGTCCTGGTGGCGGTCGCCGGCGTCGCCACCACGGCGAGCCTCACCGTGGTCGAGCGCCGGCGCGAGTTCGGGCTGCTGCGCGCCCTGGGCCTCGGGGGAGCGGCCGTGCACCGCATGGTCACGGTGGAGTGCGCGCTCCACGGCCTCCTGGGAGGCGTCCTCGGCCTGGCGCTCGGCGTGCCGTACTCCTGGCTGGTGGTGCGGGTCGCCGAGGCGAGCGCCCCGTTCACCGTCCCGGCGGGACAGCTCGCGGCGGTCCTCGCCGCCCTCGTCCTGGTCACCGCCGCCGCGGGCACGGTCCCCGCGCTGCGCGCCTCCCGGACCCCGCCGACGGTCGCCGTCGCCCAGGGCGACTGA
- the glnA gene encoding type I glutamate--ammonia ligase, giving the protein MFQNADEVKKFIADEDVKFVDVRFCDLPGVMQHFTIPASAFDPAEELAFDGSSIRGFQAIHESDMALLPDLSTARVDPFRRDKTLNVNFFIHDPITGEQYSRDPRNVAKKAEAYLASTGIADTAFFGPEAEFYVFDSVRFKTSENESFYHIDSEAGAWNTGALEDNRGYKVRYKGGYFPVPPVDHFADLRAEISLELEKAGLQVERQHHEVGTAGQAEINYKFNTLLAAADDLQLFKYIVKNVAWRNGKTATFMPKPIFGDNGSGMHVHQSLWSGGEPLFYDEQGYAGLSDMARYYIGGILKHAPSLLAFTNPTVNSYHRLVPGFEAPINLVYSQRNRSAAMRIPITGSNPKAKRVEFRAPDSSGNPYLAFSALLLAGLDGIKNKIEPAEPIDKDLYELAPEEHANVAQVPTSLGAVLDSLEADHEFLLQGDVFTPDLIETWIDYKRQNEIAPLQLRPHPHEFELYFDV; this is encoded by the coding sequence ATGTTCCAGAACGCCGACGAGGTCAAGAAGTTCATCGCGGACGAGGACGTCAAGTTCGTCGACGTCCGGTTCTGCGACCTGCCGGGCGTGATGCAGCACTTCACGATCCCGGCGTCGGCCTTCGACCCGGCCGAGGAGCTGGCCTTCGACGGCTCCTCGATCCGCGGCTTCCAGGCCATCCACGAGTCCGACATGGCGCTGCTGCCCGACCTCTCCACCGCGCGGGTCGACCCCTTCCGCCGCGACAAGACGCTCAACGTCAACTTCTTCATCCACGACCCGATCACGGGCGAGCAGTACTCCCGTGACCCGCGCAACGTGGCCAAGAAGGCCGAGGCGTACCTCGCCTCCACCGGCATCGCCGACACCGCGTTCTTCGGCCCCGAGGCCGAGTTCTACGTGTTCGACAGCGTGCGCTTCAAGACCTCGGAGAACGAGTCCTTCTACCACATCGACTCCGAGGCGGGCGCCTGGAACACCGGTGCGCTGGAGGACAACCGCGGGTACAAGGTCCGCTACAAGGGCGGCTACTTCCCGGTCCCGCCGGTCGACCACTTCGCCGACCTGCGTGCCGAGATCTCCCTGGAGCTGGAGAAGGCCGGCCTGCAGGTCGAGCGCCAGCACCACGAGGTGGGCACCGCCGGCCAGGCCGAGATCAACTACAAGTTCAACACGCTGCTCGCGGCCGCCGACGACCTGCAGCTCTTCAAGTACATCGTGAAGAACGTCGCCTGGCGCAACGGCAAGACCGCGACCTTCATGCCGAAGCCGATCTTCGGTGACAACGGCTCCGGCATGCACGTCCACCAGTCCCTGTGGTCGGGCGGCGAGCCCCTCTTCTACGACGAGCAGGGCTACGCCGGCCTGTCGGACATGGCCCGCTACTACATCGGCGGCATCCTCAAGCACGCGCCGTCGCTGCTGGCCTTCACCAACCCGACGGTGAACTCCTACCACCGCCTGGTGCCGGGCTTCGAGGCGCCGATCAACCTGGTGTACTCGCAGCGCAACCGCTCCGCGGCCATGCGCATCCCGATCACCGGCTCCAACCCGAAGGCCAAGCGCGTCGAGTTCCGCGCCCCGGACTCCTCCGGCAACCCGTACCTGGCCTTCTCGGCGCTGCTGCTGGCCGGCCTGGACGGCATCAAGAACAAGATCGAGCCGGCCGAGCCGATCGACAAGGACCTCTACGAGCTGGCTCCCGAGGAGCACGCCAACGTGGCGCAGGTCCCGACCTCCCTCGGCGCCGTGCTGGACAGCCTCGAGGCCGACCACGAGTTCCTCCTCCAGGGCGACGTCTTCACGCCGGACCTGATCGAGACGTGGATCGACTACAAGCGCCAGAACGAGATCGCCCCGCTGCAGCTTCGTCCGCACCCGCACGAGTTCGAGCTGTACTTCGACGTGTGA
- a CDS encoding RDD family protein yields the protein MDNRQVIGSWLSGPRAAMEEAGVDLGYRGEQLGLPEQGPGSIARPGRRLGALAVDWGLCLLIAYGLFTDGYDARTGNWALLVFLVLSVLTVGTVGSTPGKRLFGLRVVALDSGRVQPLRGLLRSVLLCLAIPALVWDRDGRGLHDRLARTVEIRV from the coding sequence GTGGACAACAGGCAAGTAATCGGATCATGGCTGTCCGGCCCGCGCGCGGCCATGGAGGAGGCCGGCGTCGACCTCGGCTACCGGGGTGAGCAGCTGGGGCTGCCGGAACAGGGACCGGGCTCGATCGCACGTCCCGGCCGCAGGCTCGGCGCCCTCGCCGTGGACTGGGGGCTGTGCCTCCTGATCGCATACGGTCTGTTCACCGACGGCTACGACGCCCGGACCGGCAACTGGGCGCTGCTGGTGTTCCTGGTGCTGAGCGTCCTGACCGTCGGCACCGTCGGCTCCACCCCCGGCAAGCGGCTGTTCGGGCTGCGGGTGGTCGCCCTCGACAGCGGCCGGGTGCAGCCGCTGCGCGGCCTGCTGCGCTCGGTGCTGCTGTGCCTCGCGATCCCCGCGCTCGTCTGGGACCGTGACGGCCGCGGCCTGCACGACCGGCTGGCCCGCACGGTCGAGATCCGCGTCTGA
- a CDS encoding DUF4191 domain-containing protein: protein MARKETAADAANPGRLKQIALTYKMTRRADKKIGLVLAAVGIVTFGVFLAIGFLIGHPIYLGILGLLLAFLATAIVFGRRAERAAFGQMEGQPGAAAAVLDNIGRGWTTTPAVAMNRNQDVVHRAVGKAGIVLIAEGNPNRVKSLLAAEKKRMNRIVADVPVHDLIVGTGEGQVELKKLRTTMLKLPRVLTGPQVTVTNDRLRALGDLMSNMPLPKGPMPKGMKLPKGGGPRGR from the coding sequence ATGGCGAGGAAGGAAACCGCAGCGGACGCTGCGAACCCCGGGCGGCTGAAGCAGATCGCCCTGACCTACAAGATGACCCGCAGGGCCGACAAGAAGATCGGTCTTGTGCTCGCGGCTGTCGGAATCGTCACCTTCGGTGTCTTCCTCGCGATCGGTTTCTTGATCGGGCACCCCATCTATCTCGGCATCCTGGGCCTCCTGCTCGCCTTCCTCGCGACGGCGATCGTGTTCGGCCGCCGCGCCGAGCGAGCGGCCTTCGGACAGATGGAGGGACAGCCGGGCGCCGCCGCGGCCGTGCTCGACAACATCGGCCGCGGCTGGACGACGACCCCGGCGGTCGCGATGAACCGCAACCAGGACGTGGTGCACCGCGCGGTCGGCAAGGCCGGCATCGTGCTGATCGCCGAGGGCAACCCGAACCGGGTGAAGAGCCTGCTGGCCGCCGAGAAGAAGCGGATGAACCGCATCGTCGCGGACGTCCCGGTGCACGACCTGATCGTGGGCACCGGCGAGGGCCAGGTGGAGCTGAAGAAGCTCCGCACCACCATGCTGAAGCTGCCCCGCGTCCTCACCGGCCCGCAGGTCACCGTGACCAACGACCGGCTGCGCGCGCTGGGCGACCTGATGAGCAACATGCCGCTGCCGAAGGGGCCGATGCCCAAGGGCATGAAGCTGCCGAAGGGCGGCGGCCCGCGGGGCCGCTGA
- the lipA gene encoding lipoyl synthase translates to MSAVAPDGRKMLRLEVRNSQTPIERKPEWIKTRAKMGPEYSKMQNLVKSEGLHTVCQEAGCPNIYECWEDREATFLIGGDQCTRRCDFCQIDTGKPEALDRDEPRRVGESVVTMDLNYATITGVARDDLEDGGAWLYAETVRQIHAQTADRAEGRTKVELLAPDFNAVPEQLAEVFSSRPEVFAHNVETVPRIFKRIRPGFRYERSLKVITEARDVGLVTKSNLILGMGETREEVSEALKQLHDAGCELVTITQYLRPSVRHHPVERWVKPQEFVELKEEAEQIGFSGVMSGPLVRSSYRAGRLYRMAVEKRGAYVASQAV, encoded by the coding sequence GTGTCCGCAGTCGCACCCGACGGACGCAAGATGCTGCGCCTGGAGGTCCGCAACAGCCAGACCCCCATCGAGCGCAAGCCCGAGTGGATCAAGACCCGGGCGAAAATGGGCCCCGAGTACTCCAAGATGCAGAACCTGGTCAAGAGCGAGGGTCTGCACACCGTCTGCCAGGAAGCCGGCTGCCCCAACATCTACGAGTGCTGGGAGGACCGCGAGGCGACCTTCCTCATCGGCGGCGACCAGTGCACCCGGCGCTGCGACTTCTGCCAGATCGACACCGGCAAGCCCGAGGCGCTGGACCGGGACGAGCCGCGCCGCGTGGGCGAGTCGGTCGTCACGATGGACCTGAACTACGCCACCATCACCGGCGTCGCCCGCGACGACCTGGAGGACGGCGGCGCCTGGCTGTACGCGGAGACCGTGCGCCAGATCCACGCGCAGACCGCGGACCGCGCCGAGGGCCGCACCAAGGTCGAGCTGCTGGCCCCCGACTTCAACGCCGTCCCCGAGCAGCTCGCGGAGGTCTTCTCCTCCCGTCCCGAGGTGTTCGCGCACAACGTGGAGACGGTCCCCCGGATCTTCAAGCGGATCCGCCCCGGCTTCCGCTACGAGCGCTCCCTGAAGGTGATCACCGAGGCCCGTGACGTCGGCCTGGTCACCAAGTCCAATCTGATCCTCGGCATGGGCGAGACCCGTGAGGAGGTCAGCGAGGCGCTGAAGCAGCTGCACGACGCCGGCTGCGAGCTGGTCACCATCACCCAGTACCTGCGCCCCTCGGTGCGCCACCACCCCGTGGAGCGCTGGGTGAAGCCGCAGGAGTTCGTGGAGCTGAAGGAGGAGGCCGAGCAGATCGGCTTCTCCGGCGTGATGTCCGGTCCGCTGGTCCGCTCCTCGTACCGGGCCGGCCGGCTGTACCGGATGGCGGTCGAGAAGCGCGGCGCGTACGTCGCCTCCCAGGCGGTCTGA